A portion of the Parasedimentitalea marina genome contains these proteins:
- a CDS encoding ABC transporter substrate-binding protein, with protein MSNETNSEKPIHWAAKMHAQEVFDGKLDRREFLTRATALGVTSAAAYGMIGLAAPAKAEGSAKMGGTLRVQMEVHGLTEPRLYQWSEMGNMTRGWLEHLIHYNNDGTFSPVLAESWETSDDAKTITIHLRKGVTWNNGEPFTSADVVHNFNLWCDGNVEGNSMATRMGPLVDPDTKVAIEGGIVAADEHTVVLNLPYADITILAGIADYPAAITHPSLDSGNPIDNPIGTGPYLPDSYNVGEKAVMVRNENHTWWNEGNGAYLDRIEFIDYGTDPATIMSAVESEEVDMTYESIGDFIDILSGLGMNQSEASTAATIITRPNQLAEVDGKMPYADVRVRRALAMAVDNAVVLELGYAGRGSPAENHHVSPIHPEYAELPAQKVDPAGAMALMKEAGMADFDHEIISLDDGFEKDTTDAVAAQLRDAGFKVTRKILPGSTFWNDWAKYPFSSTTWNQRPFGVQVLALAYKTGVPWNETGFANEEFDSTLVEASSIADADQRRVLMKRLEEIMQNEGVIIQPYWRSVYNHSRPGLVNADMHAQFEIRYQNIGWDA; from the coding sequence ATGTCTAATGAGACCAATAGCGAAAAACCCATTCATTGGGCCGCAAAAATGCACGCACAAGAAGTATTCGACGGCAAACTAGATCGTCGTGAATTTCTGACCCGCGCAACTGCACTGGGTGTAACATCGGCCGCAGCCTACGGGATGATCGGTCTGGCTGCCCCAGCAAAAGCCGAAGGCTCAGCCAAAATGGGCGGCACATTGCGCGTCCAGATGGAAGTCCATGGTCTGACAGAGCCGCGTCTCTATCAGTGGTCTGAAATGGGCAACATGACCCGTGGTTGGCTGGAACATCTAATTCACTACAACAACGATGGTACCTTCTCTCCCGTTCTGGCAGAAAGCTGGGAAACCAGCGACGATGCCAAAACCATCACCATCCACCTACGCAAGGGTGTGACATGGAACAACGGTGAACCGTTCACCTCTGCAGATGTTGTTCACAACTTTAATCTTTGGTGCGACGGCAATGTCGAAGGCAACTCGATGGCCACTCGGATGGGTCCACTGGTTGACCCCGACACCAAGGTTGCCATCGAAGGTGGTATCGTTGCTGCCGACGAACATACTGTTGTTCTAAATCTGCCATACGCAGACATTACCATCCTGGCCGGTATCGCAGATTACCCTGCAGCCATCACCCACCCATCGCTGGACAGTGGCAATCCGATTGACAACCCAATCGGGACAGGACCGTATTTGCCAGATAGCTACAATGTCGGCGAAAAGGCTGTCATGGTACGCAACGAGAACCATACATGGTGGAACGAAGGCAACGGCGCCTATCTGGACCGCATCGAGTTCATCGATTACGGTACAGACCCGGCCACGATCATGTCAGCAGTCGAATCTGAAGAAGTCGACATGACTTACGAATCGATTGGTGATTTCATCGATATTCTCTCCGGTTTGGGCATGAACCAATCCGAGGCGTCAACTGCAGCCACAATCATTACTCGTCCCAACCAGCTCGCTGAAGTTGACGGTAAAATGCCCTATGCCGACGTCCGTGTACGACGCGCATTGGCAATGGCGGTAGACAACGCGGTTGTGTTAGAGCTGGGTTATGCCGGTCGTGGCTCGCCTGCGGAAAATCATCACGTCAGCCCCATCCACCCAGAATACGCCGAACTTCCTGCACAAAAAGTGGACCCTGCAGGCGCGATGGCCTTGATGAAAGAAGCCGGTATGGCCGATTTCGATCACGAGATCATTTCGCTGGATGACGGTTTTGAAAAAGACACAACCGACGCGGTCGCCGCGCAGCTGCGCGATGCTGGCTTCAAGGTCACCCGCAAAATTTTGCCGGGGTCAACATTCTGGAACGACTGGGCTAAGTATCCGTTTTCTTCAACTACATGGAACCAACGTCCATTTGGTGTTCAGGTACTTGCACTGGCCTACAAAACCGGTGTTCCATGGAATGAAACCGGATTTGCCAACGAAGAGTTTGACAGCACCCTGGTCGAGGCCAGCTCAATCGCAGACGCGGACCAGCGCCGTGTTCTGATGAAGCGTCTTGAGGAAATCATGCAAAATGAAGGCGTGATCATTCAGCCGTATTGGCGTTCGGTGTACAACCACTCGCGCCCAGGTCTGGTTAATGCTGACATGCACGCACAGTTCGAAATTAGATATCAAAACATCGGCTGGGATGCCTGA
- a CDS encoding ABC transporter permease, translating to MGRFILQRFGVMVLTALSLTLIVFFLTNLQPNLEKIAKFQGNARMTETEVESWLDKNGYAQPMMTRYAEWLGLARGWTYTDDAGKVTGRCIAQGQEPSDAPARCGLLQGDWGYSIFFEADVAGKVLGKLALTGKLMFWVMLLMIPLALFIGVLSGMREGSKMDRTLSTFSIITTATPEYVSGVIFIAIFASSAVGLKWFKGTATSAMDNANFENFFLPVLTISLYGMGYISRMTRASMTEVMTAQYIRTARLKGVSFYNVVVKHALRNALIAPFTVIMLQFPWLLNGVVIVETLFNYKGFGWALVQAAGNNDIELLLAISVVSVVVVLVTQLISDIGYVYLNPRIRIS from the coding sequence ATGGGACGGTTTATTCTACAGCGATTTGGAGTGATGGTTTTGACCGCACTGTCGCTGACCCTAATTGTTTTTTTCCTGACCAATCTTCAGCCCAATCTTGAAAAGATAGCCAAATTTCAGGGTAACGCTCGGATGACCGAGACAGAAGTTGAAAGCTGGTTGGACAAAAATGGCTATGCACAGCCAATGATGACCCGCTACGCTGAGTGGCTTGGACTGGCCAGAGGCTGGACCTACACAGATGACGCGGGCAAAGTCACAGGCCGGTGCATCGCACAGGGACAAGAGCCATCAGACGCACCGGCCCGGTGTGGATTGCTGCAGGGAGACTGGGGCTATTCTATTTTCTTCGAGGCCGATGTCGCTGGCAAGGTTCTCGGGAAACTGGCGCTGACAGGCAAACTCATGTTTTGGGTCATGCTACTTATGATCCCACTTGCTTTGTTCATCGGCGTTCTGTCTGGCATGCGAGAAGGTTCCAAAATGGACCGGACCCTCTCGACATTTTCAATCATAACAACTGCGACACCTGAATACGTATCCGGGGTTATCTTTATCGCAATCTTCGCCTCTTCAGCAGTTGGGTTGAAATGGTTCAAGGGCACCGCAACCTCGGCGATGGACAACGCCAATTTTGAGAATTTTTTCCTGCCGGTTCTGACAATCTCGCTGTACGGGATGGGCTATATTTCCCGCATGACCCGCGCCTCGATGACCGAAGTGATGACGGCCCAGTATATCCGTACTGCGCGCCTTAAAGGGGTTAGTTTCTATAACGTGGTTGTCAAACATGCCCTGCGAAATGCGCTCATCGCCCCCTTTACAGTGATCATGCTGCAGTTCCCATGGCTGCTGAATGGTGTGGTTATTGTGGAAACTTTGTTCAATTACAAAGGCTTCGGCTGGGCATTGGTGCAGGCCGCCGGGAACAACGACATAGAATTGTTACTGGCTATATCAGTGGTTTCAGTCGTGGTGGTTCTCGTGACCCAGCTGATATCAGATATTGGCTACGTTTATCTCAACCCACGCATTCGAATTTCTTAA
- a CDS encoding ABC transporter permease, with protein sequence MDPLSTFEIITRILVQLSPVWISLFLLYALSIAFKRRLGLYGKLFDSPIGMIGFGLVMFWTFTGIYGAMDMIVTHDPLAQISGMKNKVPGTAIRGVEEGDYAWYLLGGDNLARDVFSRLIKGSWEVIKIAPLAAIFSFMVGITLGLPAGYFGGKLDIALSFLANLILAFPVILLFYLLVTPEIVATGVPNYMAIVLFVFPIIFLAVLLNSRYHTRPTLRTPLLIGVLGLATWMYLQLVSNGGYLINTPDYKIIGLPRVLDFFDIDPGLLVVFVSVVFVNSPTVFRIVRGLTMDIKTRDYVAAAQTRGEGTWYIMLWEILPNARGPLIVDFCLRIGYTIILLGTLGFFGLGLAPESPDWGSTINDGRKLLSIYLHPALPPALALLSLVLGLNLLADGLREESLKD encoded by the coding sequence ATGGACCCTCTCAGCACGTTTGAGATAATAACCCGAATTCTGGTGCAACTGTCACCTGTATGGATCTCACTGTTTTTGTTATATGCATTGTCGATCGCCTTTAAGCGGCGGTTGGGCCTATATGGCAAACTGTTTGACAGCCCGATTGGCATGATCGGTTTTGGCTTGGTGATGTTCTGGACATTCACCGGCATCTACGGCGCCATGGACATGATTGTGACCCATGACCCCCTGGCACAGATATCTGGCATGAAAAACAAAGTCCCCGGAACCGCAATACGCGGTGTCGAAGAGGGCGACTATGCGTGGTACCTTCTTGGAGGCGACAATCTGGCTCGTGATGTGTTCAGCCGGTTGATCAAGGGATCTTGGGAAGTCATTAAAATCGCGCCACTGGCAGCCATTTTTTCTTTTATGGTTGGCATTACCCTGGGGCTGCCGGCCGGATACTTCGGCGGCAAACTGGATATCGCCTTGTCGTTCCTGGCCAATCTGATCTTGGCATTCCCGGTGATCTTGTTGTTCTATCTGTTGGTGACACCGGAGATCGTTGCCACCGGCGTTCCGAACTATATGGCCATCGTGCTGTTCGTCTTCCCGATCATCTTTCTGGCGGTCTTGCTGAACTCGCGCTATCATACACGCCCGACACTGCGGACCCCCTTGCTGATTGGTGTTTTGGGATTGGCAACCTGGATGTATCTGCAACTGGTGTCCAACGGTGGCTATCTGATCAACACGCCCGATTACAAAATCATTGGACTGCCGCGGGTGCTCGATTTCTTTGACATCGATCCTGGCCTTCTGGTGGTGTTTGTGTCGGTTGTTTTTGTAAACTCGCCCACAGTGTTTCGTATTGTGCGAGGCCTCACCATGGATATCAAAACCCGTGACTATGTTGCAGCGGCTCAGACCCGCGGTGAGGGAACTTGGTACATCATGTTGTGGGAAATCTTACCCAACGCACGCGGACCTCTGATCGTCGATTTTTGCCTGCGCATTGGCTATACGATCATCCTGCTGGGAACCCTGGGCTTCTTTGGTCTGGGCCTGGCACCGGAAAGCCCAGACTGGGGCAGCACGATCAACGATGGCCGCAAACTATTGTCGATCTACTTGCACCCTGCCTTACCACCGGCCCTTGCACTTTTGAGCCTGGTATTGGGCTTGAACCTGTTGGCCGATGGTCTGCGCGAAGAGAGTCTTAAGGACTAA
- a CDS encoding ABC transporter ATP-binding protein, with protein MSKMAEYDGPILEIDKLSISFFTRLREIPAVMDFSVSVMPGEAVGLVGESGCGKSTVALGVMQDLGKNGRVVGGSIKFKGRDLAEMSPEELRDVRGNEIAMIYQEPMASLNPAMKIGKQLMEVPMIHESISQEEAYARALEVVTDVRLPDPERMLNSFPHQLSGGQQQRIVIAMALMSKPALLILDEPTTALDVTVEAAVVELVRDLGKKYGTSMLFISHNLGLILETCDRLCVMYSGEAVERGSIEEVFDDMQHPYTQALFRSIPLPGADKNARPLVAIPGNFPLPHERPPGCNFGPRCDYFEEGRCDATDVLMESVPGNDRHQSRCLKFNEIDWNAPIAMSEKKAKAKIGDVVLKVDNLKKYYEVAANALFGGGDPKVVKANETLSFEARESETLAIVGESGCGKSTFAKVLMGLETATEGEILLDGNNIEQVPIEQRNTGTVADIQMVFQNPFDTLNPSMTVGRQIIRALEIFKVGKTEADRKQRMLELLDLVKLPRAFADRMPRQLSGGQKQRVGIARAFAGGARIVVADEPVSALDVSVQAAVTDLLMEIQRNEKTTLLFISHDLSIVRYLSDRVMVMYLGHVVEIGDTDQVFSPPYHPYTEALLSAVPIADTSIEKQHIVLEGDIPSAMNPPSGCPFQTRCRWKGEVPDGLCDREVPPVKQLTSGHQIKCHLSDDVLSKMEPVIKIAAE; from the coding sequence ATGAGCAAGATGGCAGAATATGATGGGCCAATCCTGGAGATTGACAAGCTATCGATCTCGTTTTTCACACGACTGCGGGAAATTCCGGCCGTTATGGACTTTTCAGTTTCTGTGATGCCTGGAGAAGCCGTTGGGCTGGTCGGTGAAAGTGGCTGTGGCAAGTCCACCGTCGCCCTTGGTGTGATGCAGGATCTGGGCAAAAATGGTCGAGTGGTCGGCGGCAGCATCAAATTCAAAGGCCGCGATTTAGCTGAAATGAGCCCCGAAGAACTGCGCGACGTTCGGGGTAATGAAATTGCGATGATTTATCAGGAACCCATGGCCTCGCTGAACCCGGCGATGAAGATCGGCAAGCAGCTGATGGAAGTGCCGATGATCCATGAAAGCATAAGCCAGGAAGAAGCCTATGCCCGCGCGCTGGAAGTGGTGACGGATGTGCGTCTGCCGGACCCGGAACGAATGCTCAATTCATTCCCTCACCAGCTGTCTGGCGGCCAGCAACAGCGCATTGTTATTGCCATGGCGCTGATGTCAAAACCTGCACTGCTTATTCTGGACGAACCAACCACTGCGCTGGACGTAACCGTCGAAGCCGCTGTGGTCGAACTGGTTCGGGATCTGGGTAAAAAATACGGCACCTCAATGCTGTTTATCAGCCACAATCTGGGATTAATCCTGGAGACCTGTGACCGGCTCTGTGTGATGTACTCTGGCGAAGCGGTCGAACGCGGCTCTATTGAAGAAGTGTTCGACGACATGCAGCACCCTTATACACAGGCGCTGTTCCGGTCTATTCCATTGCCTGGTGCGGATAAAAATGCGCGTCCCTTAGTGGCCATACCTGGCAATTTTCCATTGCCGCATGAAAGACCGCCGGGCTGCAATTTTGGCCCACGCTGCGACTATTTTGAGGAAGGCCGCTGTGATGCGACCGATGTTCTGATGGAATCGGTGCCCGGCAATGACCGGCATCAAAGCCGGTGCCTGAAATTCAACGAGATCGACTGGAATGCACCGATTGCCATGTCTGAAAAGAAAGCAAAAGCCAAGATTGGGGATGTGGTTCTGAAGGTTGATAACCTGAAGAAATACTATGAAGTCGCAGCCAATGCCTTATTCGGTGGCGGAGATCCAAAGGTAGTCAAGGCCAATGAGACACTGAGTTTCGAAGCCCGCGAATCCGAAACGCTGGCCATTGTCGGTGAGTCAGGCTGCGGCAAATCGACCTTTGCCAAGGTTCTGATGGGTTTGGAGACCGCCACAGAAGGAGAGATCCTGCTGGATGGCAACAATATCGAACAAGTCCCCATTGAGCAGCGCAATACAGGAACCGTGGCGGATATCCAGATGGTGTTCCAAAACCCGTTTGACACTTTAAATCCATCTATGACGGTGGGACGACAAATCATCAGAGCGTTGGAAATCTTTAAGGTTGGTAAAACTGAGGCAGATCGCAAACAGCGGATGCTGGAGTTGCTGGATCTCGTAAAGCTACCGCGGGCCTTTGCTGATCGGATGCCACGGCAACTGTCTGGGGGGCAGAAGCAGCGTGTTGGGATCGCCCGTGCCTTTGCAGGCGGGGCGCGTATTGTAGTGGCGGATGAACCGGTGTCGGCGCTGGATGTATCGGTCCAGGCTGCAGTGACCGACTTGTTGATGGAAATACAGCGTAACGAAAAGACCACGCTGCTGTTCATCAGCCATGATTTGTCAATTGTACGCTACCTGTCGGACAGGGTCATGGTCATGTATCTCGGCCATGTCGTCGAAATTGGCGATACCGACCAAGTCTTCTCTCCACCCTATCATCCCTATACCGAAGCGTTGTTGTCAGCCGTCCCCATTGCCGACACTTCAATCGAAAAACAACATATTGTGCTGGAAGGGGACATTCCATCGGCTATGAACCCGCCATCTGGATGCCCTTTCCAAACCCGTTGTCGATGGAAGGGTGAAGTCCCTGACGGCCTGTGTGATCGCGAGGTGCCACCCGTTAAACAGTTGACTTCCGGTCACCAGATTAAGTGCCATCTGTCTGATGATGTTCTTAGCAAGATGGAACCCGTAATCAAAATTGCCGCTGAATAA
- a CDS encoding tetratricopeptide repeat-containing sulfotransferase family protein, protein MPNSAQLENSSQGVASHSTQHVLTTADFLVRKGHYRMALAGLLPLLQGGSLDAGVLDRTASCYFQLGDTQTAISLVETLIEIRPDLTAVWGKLAAMKHSTGDKKGAIEGYHKVLKVSPNSALALSALNRVAPFKRNSAKAARLRTISKSKNLSSDERSAVFSALGQIEHSSNRPGAAFRFFAKAKAIKEGDYAPDAMDQLVDGQIQKFQHSSTPESQTDGPRVVFVVGMPRSGTTLVENILARHSSVGTIGESPALSKTLQVVRKHVEDTHRGADVWDWFGQLSEQEIFMFRRCYYEFVSQGQNVTHDVIVDKMPHNSLNLGLAHILLPDAKFVFMSRHPLDVGLSNFSTNFHTGNEFTCRLDWIGRMTCSIYRSIEDYKNKLPDQLRIQSYQELVTAPEPQIRALLKHTNLAWQDECLAPQDVVGAIRTASVEQVREKINTKALGKWEPYQEHLQPLVDALGGPEWIRNWQTMDEMSASC, encoded by the coding sequence ATGCCAAATTCCGCTCAACTTGAAAATAGCAGCCAAGGTGTGGCATCTCATTCCACTCAACATGTTCTAACAACGGCTGATTTTCTTGTAAGGAAAGGCCACTATAGAATGGCCTTGGCTGGATTACTTCCTCTCTTACAGGGTGGAAGCCTTGATGCCGGAGTGCTGGACCGGACAGCCAGTTGTTATTTTCAGCTGGGTGATACTCAGACGGCAATTTCACTGGTCGAAACACTCATCGAAATCAGGCCGGATTTAACGGCAGTGTGGGGTAAACTGGCTGCCATGAAACACTCGACGGGTGACAAAAAAGGTGCAATTGAAGGGTATCACAAGGTCTTAAAGGTCTCTCCTAATTCTGCTCTTGCATTGTCTGCACTGAATCGTGTCGCGCCTTTCAAACGCAATAGCGCCAAAGCCGCGCGGTTGCGGACAATATCAAAGTCGAAAAACCTGTCCAGCGATGAACGATCTGCGGTGTTTAGTGCGCTTGGACAGATCGAGCATTCCTCAAATCGTCCAGGCGCCGCGTTCCGGTTCTTTGCCAAGGCAAAAGCAATCAAAGAAGGAGATTATGCGCCTGATGCGATGGATCAACTGGTTGATGGTCAGATCCAGAAATTTCAGCACAGCAGCACGCCTGAAAGCCAAACTGATGGCCCGCGTGTTGTTTTCGTTGTCGGTATGCCTAGATCCGGTACCACATTGGTAGAGAATATTTTGGCCCGGCATTCGTCGGTGGGGACTATCGGCGAAAGTCCGGCGTTATCCAAAACGCTTCAGGTCGTCCGCAAGCATGTAGAAGACACACACCGTGGTGCAGATGTCTGGGACTGGTTTGGGCAACTGTCAGAGCAGGAAATTTTTATGTTCCGGCGCTGCTATTACGAGTTCGTTTCGCAAGGTCAAAATGTAACCCATGATGTCATCGTTGACAAAATGCCGCATAATTCGCTGAACCTTGGTCTGGCACATATACTGCTACCGGATGCAAAGTTTGTCTTTATGTCACGACATCCGTTGGATGTGGGCCTGTCGAATTTTTCAACAAACTTTCATACCGGAAACGAGTTTACATGCCGACTGGATTGGATCGGCCGAATGACTTGCTCAATTTATAGGTCGATTGAGGACTACAAAAATAAGTTGCCTGATCAGCTTCGTATTCAGTCCTATCAAGAGCTGGTAACCGCGCCTGAACCTCAGATCAGAGCATTGCTAAAGCACACTAACCTTGCCTGGCAAGACGAATGCCTAGCGCCCCAGGATGTAGTTGGCGCAATCCGAACCGCATCGGTAGAGCAGGTGCGTGAGAAAATAAACACCAAGGCTTTGGGGAAATGGGAACCCTATCAGGAGCACCTTCAACCGTTGGTCGATGCACTGGGCGGCCCCGAATGGATTCGAAACTGGCAGACTATGGATGAAATGTCTGCCAGTTGTTGA
- a CDS encoding lytic transglycosylase domain-containing protein produces the protein MRKLAIGMIVAGLSAGPVAAADIFGTKSQRSLFASHTRVLDGRAAGQYNNSVRLKPPSIHTPSKWGHLPYSGKYRGEYIDMARAAARQHGVPEDLFLRLVQQESNWNPNAKSHKGALGLAQLMPATARALGVDPQKPQQNLEGGARYLAKQYRKFGTWKLALAAYNAGPQAVEKHGGIPPYRETQNYVKKIWGS, from the coding sequence ATGCGCAAGCTGGCAATTGGCATGATTGTTGCAGGTCTTTCGGCTGGTCCGGTAGCCGCGGCGGATATTTTTGGAACCAAAAGTCAGCGGAGCTTGTTTGCCTCGCATACCCGTGTTTTGGATGGCCGCGCGGCGGGTCAGTACAATAACTCGGTACGGTTAAAACCACCAAGCATACATACACCGAGTAAGTGGGGCCACTTACCCTATAGCGGGAAGTATCGTGGCGAATACATTGATATGGCGCGTGCTGCCGCAAGGCAGCACGGTGTTCCCGAAGATCTTTTCCTGCGGTTGGTCCAGCAAGAAAGCAATTGGAACCCAAATGCCAAGTCCCACAAGGGCGCATTGGGGTTGGCCCAGCTGATGCCAGCCACGGCACGGGCTTTGGGTGTTGATCCCCAAAAACCACAGCAAAATCTGGAGGGTGGCGCACGGTATTTGGCAAAACAATACCGCAAATTCGGAACATGGAAGCTGGCGTTGGCGGCGTATAACGCAGGGCCACAAGCCGTTGAAAAGCATGGCGGCATCCCGCCGTATCGAGAGACTCAAAATTACGTGAAAAAAATCTGGGGGAGCTGA
- the ssb gene encoding single-stranded DNA-binding protein: MAGSVNKVILIGNLGRDPEVRSFQNGGKVCNLRIATSENWKDRSTGERREKTEWHSVAIFSEGLVRVAEQYLRKGSKVYIEGALQTRKWQDQSGNDRYSTEVVLQGFGSTLTMLDGRGEGGDQGGGGGNFGGGGGGNYGGGGGYDSGSQGGGGGGGNFGGGGQQSGPSHNIDDDEIPF; encoded by the coding sequence ATGGCCGGCTCAGTCAACAAAGTCATTCTCATCGGCAACTTGGGCCGCGACCCCGAGGTGCGCAGCTTTCAGAACGGCGGCAAGGTATGTAACCTGCGCATTGCCACATCGGAAAACTGGAAAGATCGCAGCACTGGCGAACGCCGTGAAAAGACCGAATGGCACTCGGTTGCCATTTTTAGCGAGGGTCTGGTTCGGGTCGCCGAGCAATATCTACGCAAGGGATCAAAAGTTTACATCGAAGGTGCATTGCAAACACGCAAGTGGCAGGACCAGTCCGGCAATGACCGCTATTCCACCGAAGTTGTACTGCAGGGCTTTGGGTCTACGCTGACAATGCTGGATGGACGCGGTGAAGGTGGTGACCAAGGTGGCGGCGGTGGCAATTTCGGCGGTGGCGGTGGCGGCAACTACGGTGGCGGCGGTGGATACGACAGCGGCTCGCAGGGCGGCGGTGGTGGCGGCGGAAACTTTGGCGGTGGCGGCCAACAAAGCGGCCCGTCCCACAACATTGATGACGACGAGATTCCGTTCTAA
- a CDS encoding trimethylamine methyltransferase family protein — translation MNDQTTPTARVARSGGRAARRAARAAPVADHLRSVTPGMEGGTLKPLSQQDMERIHNSALTALETIGLADAPQSGIDYLTSVGCILGDDGRIRFPRALVEDTIARANRSVTLFSRDGKSDLELSGTRVHYGTAGAAVSMVDVHGREYRDSTVQDLHDAARIADKLNNIHFLQRPMVCRDILDNREMDLNSIYATTSGTTKHVGVSFTEPDFVDDAIEMLHMIAGGEDKWRERPFVSNSNCFVVPPMKFATESCEVMEKCILGGMPVLLLSAGMAGATAPSTIAGAIVQACAECLAGLVYVNAVKPGAPAIFGTWPFGLDLRTGSMSVGSGEQALLTAGCSQMHKFYGIPGGAAAGAADSKLPDMQAGWEQMCSAVMAGLSGLNMVYESAGMHASLLGFCHESLILSDDLIGQALRCVRGIEVNDETMALDQIHDTCIGGPGHYLGTSQTLGRMQVDYVYPNLGDRTSPKEWAEMEKPDLLLKATARKEEILNTRSTARFDPETDQALRSRFNIHLPS, via the coding sequence ATGAACGACCAAACCACTCCCACCGCCCGCGTCGCCCGCAGCGGAGGTCGCGCTGCGCGTCGCGCGGCGCGTGCCGCGCCCGTTGCCGATCACCTTCGGTCCGTAACCCCCGGTATGGAAGGCGGCACACTCAAGCCGCTTTCGCAGCAAGACATGGAACGTATCCACAACTCGGCTCTGACTGCACTGGAAACCATCGGTCTTGCAGATGCACCACAAAGCGGCATTGACTATCTGACCAGCGTCGGTTGCATCCTGGGCGATGACGGCCGCATCCGGTTCCCGCGTGCCCTGGTCGAAGACACCATCGCACGGGCCAACCGTTCGGTCACATTGTTCAGTCGAGACGGCAAGTCCGATCTGGAACTGTCGGGTACCCGCGTACACTATGGCACCGCAGGCGCCGCCGTCAGTATGGTTGATGTCCATGGACGTGAGTACCGGGATTCAACCGTACAGGACCTTCACGACGCAGCACGCATTGCAGACAAGTTGAATAATATCCACTTTCTGCAGCGACCAATGGTCTGCCGCGACATCCTCGACAATCGCGAAATGGATTTGAATTCCATCTACGCCACCACCTCTGGCACCACCAAACACGTGGGCGTTTCGTTCACCGAGCCTGATTTTGTCGATGACGCAATTGAAATGCTGCATATGATTGCCGGCGGCGAAGACAAATGGCGCGAGCGCCCCTTTGTGTCAAACAGCAACTGTTTTGTTGTGCCGCCAATGAAGTTCGCCACCGAAAGCTGCGAAGTCATGGAGAAGTGCATCCTTGGCGGTATGCCCGTACTTCTGCTGTCGGCGGGTATGGCGGGGGCCACGGCGCCGTCGACCATCGCTGGCGCCATTGTTCAGGCCTGCGCCGAATGTCTGGCCGGGCTGGTCTATGTCAACGCCGTCAAACCAGGGGCTCCGGCAATCTTTGGGACATGGCCATTTGGTCTGGATCTCAGAACGGGCTCTATGTCGGTGGGTTCGGGTGAACAGGCCTTGCTGACGGCAGGCTGTTCCCAGATGCACAAATTCTATGGCATCCCCGGAGGGGCCGCTGCAGGGGCCGCGGATTCCAAACTGCCAGACATGCAAGCCGGTTGGGAGCAAATGTGCTCGGCTGTGATGGCAGGTCTGTCTGGGCTCAATATGGTCTATGAATCGGCAGGTATGCATGCCTCGCTGCTAGGCTTTTGCCATGAATCGCTGATCCTCAGTGACGACTTGATTGGACAGGCGCTACGCTGCGTACGCGGTATCGAAGTGAACGACGAAACAATGGCCTTAGATCAGATCCACGACACCTGTATTGGCGGTCCGGGACATTACCTAGGGACCAGCCAGACACTTGGCCGAATGCAAGTCGACTACGTCTATCCGAACCTTGGTGACCGCACCTCGCCGAAAGAATGGGCGGAAATGGAAAAGCCGGATCTGTTGCTCAAGGCCACTGCCCGCAAAGAAGAAATACTAAATACGCGGTCCACGGCCCGATTTGATCCTGAAACCGATCAAGCCCTGCGCAGCAGGTTCAATATCCACCTGCCAAGTTAA